A stretch of Manis javanica isolate MJ-LG chromosome 1, MJ_LKY, whole genome shotgun sequence DNA encodes these proteins:
- the RAB10 gene encoding ras-related protein Rab-10 isoform X2, with protein sequence MVRWKRCRRQGIDFKIKTVELQGKKIKLQIWDTAGQERFHTITTSYYRGAMGIMLVYDITNGKSFENISKWLRNIDEHANEDVERMLLGNKCDMDDKRVVPKGKGEQIAREHGIRFFETSAKANINIEKAFLTLAEDILRKTPVKEPNSENVDISSGGGVTGWKSKCC encoded by the exons GAATAGACTTTAAGATCAAAACAGTTGaattacaaggaaagaaaatcaagCTACAGATATG GGATACAGCAGGCCAGGAGCGATTTCACACCATCACAACCTCCTACTATAGAGGAGCAATGGGTATCATGCTAGTATATGACATCACCAATGGGAAAAGTTTTGAAAACATCAGCAAATGGCTTAGAAACATAGATGAG cATGCCAATGAAGATGTGGAAAGAATGTTACTAGGAAACAAGTGTGATATGGACGATAAAAGAGTTGTACctaaaggaaaaggagaacag atTGCAAGGGAGCATGGTATTAGATTTTTTGAGACTAGtgcaaaagcaaatataaacatcGAAAAGGCGTTCCTCACATTAGCTGAAGATATCCTTCGAAAG ACCCCTGTAAAAGAGCCTAACAGTGAAAACGTAGATATCAGCAGTGGAGGAGGCGTGACAGGCTGGAAGAGCAAATGTTGCTGA